Within Styela clava chromosome 8, kaStyClav1.hap1.2, whole genome shotgun sequence, the genomic segment aaatatatgaataagaagtccataacgaaatgtttaaCCACCATTTCTCCGAAAaacatacggttttcgtgtcccatgggaaatataAATTTGTGCTGTCCCAtggtcccatcccatgggacgcttcccatggacaagcctgagaAAACAAGTAAGACTCTCAATTCGAAAATTTGCTTGGATTGTTTTTCAAATGCACAAGCATCAAATTGGAGATGGTTTTCagcaaatttcaaaatgttgCTTCTTCGGCATAGATGCTGAAACATTACCTAAATGTTCGcaagattaaaataaaactaaatcaCAAATAATTACTTGAGATGGGTGTTTGGACAGTTTGATGCTTTTTGAATTCGTTTAAAATTTTGCTCGAATTTCtatgtcaagttttttttttaaatctatagaTTCGACCTAGACCCAAGAAAACGATACACTGTTTGGACAGTCGCTGTTGGATCGTTTATTATTTGGATCGGGATTTTGGGAACAAATCAAGCTCAAGTTCAAAGATATCTAAGTGTGAAATCTGAAAACAAAGCAAAGAAGTGAGTAATTATCACAGATATAAAATATGGGCGTTAAATCCTTACCGTTTCAAAATAAACGGAGTATTTTTTCTGGTTAACTAATAGTGTCATAAAACTGAATATAAATTAGTAAAATTGTGGTATTACCATCATTCAGTCTTCAATGATGTATTTCACATCTTCTACACAAGCGAGACCTTATCCAAGCATACACTGTCATTTAGACTTTAGAGAACAACTGATTTTGGAATAAAATCGGAATCTTCTCAGCAGTACAACAAATACCTAACCACATTCAGTACATACAGACTGAAGTTGTTGTCCATTTTCAAATTCTACTTATTCATGAGCGAAATACAAGAGCGTGAAAGAGGTTTTGATATTGAACaatgtaatcattttttttgaagattaaatatttttgaagattttataCCGATTATTACTATATATCCTACTATGTTTACAGGTCCTTGTACCTGGGAGTCACAGTGGTTTCGATGTTCGCTACCCTAGCAGTTCTATGCGGACTTGTGTGTTATGCATATTATCATCAATGTGATCCAATATTAACAAGTTGCATCGATAAAAGGGATCAGGTAAACAAGtgatatattcaaataaagTAGACATAAACAAAGAAATGTTCAGTTTTACAAATACCATCGGGAAACAAAACTGAACGTAGGCTACAGTTCAGGGGCTCCTTAAGTTTCCATGCAAATCCGAAAGTCCATATTAACATAATTATGTATGTTGattgaatatattcaaataccTATTAGGTTTGTCAGTTTGTCACTATTGTTGAACTTGCTACAATGGTCTGgctttgatatatatatatatatttatagtttatacagtttaaaaaataaaggaCAAATAAACTATTTGACTGGGGTTCCTCTATCATCTGGAATGTTTTATTGGGATCCCGTTTACCCTACAAGGTTGAAACCACTGGAGTGGAGAAGTGGTTCATTTTAATGTTTCCGGTCTAGGTATCAGTATATGCAATGGTCTATCATTAAAGGTTGCTAATATTATCAGTACTTCATTCTATGGGtccattttttcaaattagttTTTATGCCCATTATCGTGATATTTTACATACGGTGTAGTCAGAAGCAAACATACTCGACAAAATCTGATCTAATAAGTTTTATTACCATAGTTCTGTAGACTTTTGAATCTTTATCTATCGCGTTGACTTTTAATAATTCTTCATATCCCTCTGTATTTTGCCTGTATACCGGAAGAAAACAAAGGCTAGTTGTACAAAAACTTCAATTCATTAATTTCCTAAatttttaagaatatttttaGTTGATGCCGTACGCCGTAATGGATTTGTTTCGAGATATGCCTGGTGTTCCTGGATTATTTCTTGCCTGCGTATTTTCAGCTAGTTTAAGGTTTGTTACTACGTTCATGTACATAAGAGGAGTacaaaaatgttcattttttatCGTATTCCAACCGGAGTGCAAATATAGAAGCAACATAGCcttgttaaaattaattttactcccaatatatataacaatatgtaACTGCTTTTTAGTACTGTATCTTCTGGATTGAACGCTATGGTAACCGTCACTATAGAAGATTTTGTTAAACCCCATACAAGATGGAGTGAAAGAAGATATACATGGTTTTCGAAAGGTACGTTATTTgggaaaaagaataaaaaatgaaacaaagatATTGTTTGCAGTTATTTAAAGTTCAAAGTGTTTATGGCAATGAAGATGCTACTGATTATTTTAAACAATGTCACTATGTcgtttcaaatatacaaacttGTTATCAACAATGAAAatctttttaatattacatttattttaggaTTGGGTGTTGCTTATGGCTGCATTACACTCGGAATATCATTTCTCGCATCTGTTCTTGGAGACATCGCGTCGATTGGTATTGCAAGCCTCAGTGCCTTCCTCGGTCCGAGTGTTGGAATATTTATTCTTGGACTGTGGTTTCCGTTCGTCAATAGCACGGTAATCAAACTAATGTTTAAATTGACATTTTAGAAAAACAATGTATATAGGTCCACTTCTACCAATTGAAATGAGGTTTGGTTGGTATTCAATCAATTCCAGTTATTCAATCAATTTCCCAATTATCAACAATGTTATGTGTTTATTGAAAATGTCTATGCCAACAACAAATGCAACAACCCGCACCATTTCCCTGCGACataacgattttttttttcagggcgCAATATGTGGTTTCACAAGTGGAATAGTCGCAACAGTGACTTTATTTTTTGGCGgtcgaaatttgaaaaaaccgAACTCACTCGTCGGAATGCTTGATGTTGGATTGTCAAATTGCCCGAATGATTGCGGGTACATGACTTTTAACAACCAATCCTACGTTCATGGGATAGCACAGACTACAGAGGCCTCCTATTTTTATCGAGATACATCAACAACAAGCGAACCAGAAATCGAATTCACAGCGATGGAAAACTTTTTTGCCATCTCTTATTTTTACACAGCATCAGTGGGGCTGGCTGTTTGCTTGGTTATCGGAATTATCACAAGCTTATTGTCATGTAAGTTCCATTTTCTTACGTTAATATGCGCTATTTCTGATAATAAGATTGCCAATAGAGCtcatttattgcaaataaaaaactcccgacttctcAGAAATTGTGTCATAGAAtagcaaaattatattttcgatCTTGCAATGCatgcaaatttttttctaatcGATAATCTAggacagtgtttcccaacctatgggtcgcCTGAAAATTTTCTAGATTCGCTTGTTTTCTCAACATAAACTTGAAAGTTgctgtttttattttctagtttattttatgtttgttttaAAGTGTTTACTCAATAGTAACTGTATATGTTGGAAGTATCACAGCGTAAAAACTTGGCAGCTGCTGTGTTGCTGTGTTAAGTAAAGCCAAgccacgatttcaaaaactTCATTATGGCAAATAACCTTGAGTAAATCTTtgggaaaataaatttcatataaaaatgattgtttgatATCGGTCAGTTAATTTTGTGACATTATAGAAGATAATCATTACACATCGCCTAGTATTCGAGCATATCTttgagattttacaaaattaatttttttttaaatttgtgttgCTTGAAAAAAAGATCGGGAACCCCCGAACCACCGACCTAGGGAATATATGGCTCTGGCTTCTAGATCTCTATTGAATTATATCGATTTTCGCTAAAACCTTGATGAATGTAAtagatatattataaaaaaaatgggtactcctgaagtatgcgcaccaagatgtcgcacaacctgaaacctaacctggtacacaacctgaattcaggttgtgcgccatcttggtgcgcatacttcaggaggtccaaaaatgTATAGTTAACAAACGCGGTGATCAGTCACTAAACAGCGCAACTCCGCAACATTATCCCGTTGGAAGTTACACTGATTGCAATCTCGGCAATATCGCTTTATATTTTAGGTGGTTGGAGTCAGAGACACACGGTCGATATTTATTTGCTACGTCCTCCTTTCGAAGCTGGTTTATTTTCCTGGATTCCTGACAAAATTCGATCTTATTTACGCTGTGGAATATATTGGGAAGATCGCAAAAAGCAACCAAGAGGTATTTATAGCGTTGGAGGTGAAGAATCGAAAGATGAGATCCATGCCGACAAAGTATAGAAATActaatcaataataaataaatttatgtcgTTGTCCCTGCGAAGACGTCCCTACTACCCACGTATAGGAAGCAAGCCTATTTTATGAGAATTGTCTCATTGCACTTCAATCACACGGACCCTTTTAACGTGATGAAGACTAGTTTCAGAGGAAAGGTGCGAGTGATTCAACGGACACATCTCACAGTATTGCAAACTGGTTGCAGAATATTCATCATCACACAAACGCGAAGCTACTTCGATTCTGGACAAGAAGCGGATCTATAAATCGTTTTGCAAAATACTTGCTGTTGTTGAAAAAGTTGCTTTTTTTGCAACTAATGCCCAAccgatttcatatttttattatgttacttactcattttttatttttttttattttaaatctggGAAATTGTATGGGACGCGATATATTACCGAaacttttgttgttttatttcaattaactGGTGACGCTTTTATTCGGTATGCTTGTGCACTGGGTCTCACCATACCTATATCACCGATCCGCGTGTCTATGCTCtcgttatattatatatatactcatcATAAATACTCGTATTCATGTTTTCTGTCCCACTACAATACAAGTTACAATATTTGGGCATAGTCGATACTTATGTTTTGATATTGGGAATTTGATggagtgatatatatatatatatatatatatatatatttgtttatatacTTACAACATAGGCTGATTGTGCATTCGAAAATGCGTTAAGTCATATCGTATTACAGCGCTTTTACAACAGAACTTAACTTATTACAGGTTACCAACACAACAAACTCAATATTAGTTGTATTTCTCTGCATAGTCATCAAAGTTTGGAAAGCTGTTATATTAGGCCTAGGCAGAAAGCAAACAAAACTAGAGTTAGAAGAGCAAGTAAACATACCATCGTAAATGCAAAAGGCTAATGCAAATCATGCGGAAGCACGTGCATCCGTAGTTACCAAGTTGCCAATGCGAGAACTTTGCCTTTCCCCCgcctacaaaaaaaaaaaattgaaaaattcgaACTAGGAACTTCATATTTTCTTCAGGTGAACTAATTCATAAAGACAAACACCAATATTCTTTTAGTTCTACAACACTTTCTCGAATCGTTCAAAACGGACAACTACTTTTAATTAAGAGCGATTTTACTAACATTGAAGGTATATCACGCCAAATGATGTATCATGAATGATGGAAAGATTCAATTTCCAGTCGACCAGATTTGAATCTAAAACTACTCCATCTAATGAAAACAAAGCTAGCTCACATATCAGGATTCGAAGGAGAATGGCGCATTTTGTGAGTGAAAGTTAAACGCCCGTCTAATTTTTATGattcattaaatgaaaaatgaaagtgaataCGAGAAAAGCACACCGAAAAATGACAAAACCCGTTCAACTTGTCTATCAGAAAAATAACAATTCAATTTAATACGTAGGATATTGTCAAGATTTATTTTTCATGCAGGATTGAATTCATTTCGGTGGTTTGAGAGCTATTTTCTGCTTACAGCTGCTCACGGTCAGTATTTAGCTTTTCTCAACGTAAATTTGAATAATGGGGGACAATTGAGAGTAAGTTATAAATACGAATTATGAGCTTTTATGTATTGCACGCCTCAATATCTCCTAACGTATAAAGCTGGTTTATAGTTATCAATAACAAACGAGTTGTTTGCAGctgttgaatatttttagcCTTTTCGTCCTTTTTAGACTGGGGCACTCTCTCGTATATCAGCCTCGCAATCTAAGACTAACTAGCTGTTCAGTTATCGGCTCACTTTTCTTGCAAAGGCTATCTTCTTGATCGTTATTTTTTCtcactttgtttttatttcctaTAAATTTATTGAACCTTCTTGAATCCTTCTTGGTTGGGTGATTTTAAAAGACACGCCCCGGGACGATAATACCACGCTTCGGCATTTCTGAAAAACTACACGGTGAGCGAAGAAGCAATGATGTTTATAAGCATCTtaatattatatcaaaaaaatgattaaaaacaataaacaaatcAGGTGAGCTATGTAAGAATCAATAGTGAACTGAGTTTAGATATCCGAATAGTATATAGCCTAATTGATGAGAATAACTAATGCCATTGCAGAATTGATAGAATACATGAATAATATGCTggttttctgaaaatttttacCAGCGAATTTTCTATGAATGCGGTACGTGTTGtagtatatatgatattacgaCCGAGGCCGCAAATAGTTGAGTCAGGTTACATACAACAACTCCTTCAGGCCACTTCAACTCACTTGGATAGAACAGGCAGTGTGATTTAGCGACATTTCTGTAACGTTACTTCGTATTGTGTTGAAATAGTCAAAATTAACATCTTAATTCAACTTAGAAAACGTATTTAGTACCTAAAGTAGACGAGTTAAGATATCTATAGTTCTACTATTGGAATCAATTTCTTGCGATCGGTGTGTAGAATGCACCTTAATATGTTACAAACAAGATCATTTCTGTGAATGTTCGGCAGAACTGCACTGTGATGAGGTTCGTTATGATTTGAAACCAGAACtacaatttgaatttattttatttgaatcaaaaaattgtATAACCTAATCAAATAAAATCCGCTGTGTAAATTTCGTTTTAAAGGTTGAATACGTTGAAATTATACTTAACCATTACTAACCAAGCCCAACACAGCTTATAACACGTAATTTTGTCTCACAATAACGCTAAAAAACGCCCATTACCTCGCTACACTCCATTTgtttacaaacagaacattgttTACACCATTTAGTGGATGCAACAGAAATTTTAGGAATATTCAGTCTGATAAAATAGTGACTTTATTATCGCAAAATATGGGGTATCGAAATGCCGTAATGAGGCGATTAACTTAAAATTATGTCGGTCGTATAATGTAAGGCTTTTATTGAACGTTAAACGTTGAGACAAATGTCAGAATCAGGCCAATGGAAGTTTTTCTAGTGGACTTATATACTTTATGTACACTTTTATTTATGTTAAAACAGAATAGTGTTAGAATGGCTGTACCACAGCGAGATCTTATATTTGGAGCGGGTGATTATGCAGTGTTTGCTGTCATGTTAGCAGTATCTTTGGCAATCGGGATATACTATGGAATAAGAGACCGCGGTGCAAAGAATGGTGTTCAAACATATCTCA encodes:
- the LOC120345933 gene encoding sodium-coupled monocarboxylate transporter 1-like, giving the protein MANNSAKEVLSGIDYAVFIGMLAISALIGVFYAYRDRKSKDGTRGYLMANRSMGVFPVALSIGVSFQSAVTVLGIPADVYQFGMMYIWLVLSLVLVTIIVSTAFIPTLYNLGISSTYEYLEKRYSKSMRLITTGTFIVQYFLFIGVNIYGPSLALRGVTGLSSISAMLSTGLICTLYTTLGGLKGVIWTDVLQGAFMMVGMLTFIIRGCFVMGGITEVWNIAEAGGRTDILKFDLDPRKRYTVWTVAVGSFIIWIGILGTNQAQVQRYLSVKSENKAKKSLYLGVTVVSMFATLAVLCGLVCYAYYHQCDPILTSCIDKRDQLMPYAVMDLFRDMPGVPGLFLACVFSASLSTVSSGLNAMVTVTIEDFVKPHTRWSERRYTWFSKGLGVAYGCITLGISFLASVLGDIASIGIASLSAFLGPSVGIFILGLWFPFVNSTGAICGFTSGIVATVTLFFGGRNLKKPNSLVGMLDVGLSNCPNDCGYMTFNNQSYVHGIAQTTEASYFYRDTSTTSEPEIEFTAMENFFAISYFYTASVGLAVCLVIGIITSLLSCGWSQRHTVDIYLLRPPFEAGLFSWIPDKIRSYLRCGIYWEDRKKQPRGIYSVGGEESKDEIHADKV